A region from the Ptychodera flava strain L36383 chromosome 12, AS_Pfla_20210202, whole genome shotgun sequence genome encodes:
- the LOC139146061 gene encoding uncharacterized protein: MELYHAIIDAVTITLPWAVEQVEDALSTAAEATKKLFKSPMAAGFIFVRIRGAISGVLDAKKRIEDACFFTEGNEPFWFDLRSVLESIFEDVKNAKGTLNKAMTWVNEGMESDNKMKYILGFDEQELRQSIVDDLKGAMDVFNEPLEELKTLADPFIDTFKLVSDVVEAVKEGYADMKSGYEYAKSFLNKIFGSKSAPEFPKKIAESSCGDGFFPSEMGGLLPGIDLEIPPGETLVSPFAGTARTSGDKQVTIAISDEIKDVEAIIDHVDLSEDREGRLLFYARRHGRS; this comes from the exons ATGGAACTTTATCAC GCGATCATTGATGCGGTTACCATTACGCTTCCGTGGGCTGTTGAACAAGTGGAGGACGCCCTGTCTACTGCCGCTGAAGCCACAAAGAAATTGTTCAAATCACCCATGGCGGCT GGTTTTATATTTGTCAGGATCCGGGGAGCCATATCGGGTGTGTTGGATGCAAAGAAGAGAATAGAAGATGCTTGTTTCTTCACCGAAGGGAACGAACCGTTCTGGTTTGATCTACGGAGTGTGCTGGAAAGCATCTTTGAAGACGTCAAGAATGCAAAGGGAACTCTGAACAAAGCCATGACATGGGTGAACGAAGGAATGGAGTCggacaacaaaatgaaatacataCTTGGTTTTGATGAG cAAGAGTTGCGACAGAGTATAGTAGATGACCTGAAAGGAGCAATGGATGTATTCAATGAACCACTAGAAGAGCTGAAAACACTGGCTGACCCATTCATTGATACGTTTAAATTAGTGAGTGATGTCGTCGAGGCAGTCAAGGAAGGATATGCCGATATGAAATCAGG GTACGAATACGCCAAATCCTTTCTGAACAAGATATTTGGTTCAAAGAGTGCACCGGAATTTCCCAAGAAGATAGCTGAATCGAGTTGCGGCGACGGATTTTTCCCGAGCGAAATGGGTGGTCTTCTGCCAGGCATAGACTTGGAAATCCCACCAGGAGAGACG CTGGTGTCACCTTTCGCTGGCACTGCACGAACTAGCGGAGATAAGCAAGTGACCATTGCTATATCTGATGAAATCAAAGACGTCGAAGCCATCATTGACCACGTGGACTTATCAGAAGACAGAGAAGGTCGATTG CTTTTTTATGCACGACGTCATGGAAGATCATAG
- the LOC139146062 gene encoding uncharacterized protein, which translates to MKVHLFSVFCDHESTYSVKHTEDGLHFKKTKHGHVVANANASHTKEILYDRTLQIPHTISVHEHFKAPKKAPPGFDAHEGLPGDNQKHRRLESTDDFDLPDMHGTSHSTIKLVGQSESPEPVTIPSDLVEDTLKIDRVPHSQVDLSEVHEDIITNMTCMREHTSAKSPEKAKCFHHLVSLVSRLPTENVTHLAEKHIGRGGSNPHRDDELRNREIAIDVLGALATESAQTLLTEMVLLNNKPNASLIMRALLHFVELKRPPPEIFVESLESVVFDGVHSFSGIQC; encoded by the exons ATGAAGGTACATCTGTTCTCAGTGTTTT GTGATCACGAGTCTACCTACTCTGTCAAACACACGGAGGACGGCTTGCACTTCAAGAAAACCAAGCATGGTCACGTGGTTGCCAATGCAAACGCATCACACACAAAG GAGATCTTGTATGACCGTACTCTCCAAATACCACATACGATATCGGTACACGAACATTTCAAGGCCCCAAAGAAAGCCCCACCTGG GTTTGACGCCCATGAAGGTTTACCGGGTGACAACCAGAAACACAGACGACTTGAAAGTACGGATGACTTTG ATCTTCCGGATATGCATGGAACTTCACACAGTACGATCAAGCTTGTTGGACAATCAGAGAGCCCTGAACCTGTCACTATACCGTCGGATTTAGTCGAAGATACACTGAAGATCGATAGG GTACCTCATTCACAAGTAGACCTCTCAGAAGTGCACGAAGATATAATCACAAATATGACGTGCATGAGGGAACATACCTCAGCAA AGTCACCCGAGAAAGCGAAATGCTTCCATCACCTGGTGAGCTTGGTGTCACGATTACCGACTGAAAACGTGACCCACTTGGCCGAAAAGCACATCGGAAGAGGGGGATCCAATCCTCACCGGGACGACGAGCTACGCAACAGAGAAATAGCGATAGATGTACTGGGTGCACTAGCAACTGAGAGTGCGCAAACCCTTCTGACAGAAATGGTTCTCCTAAACAATAAACCTAATGCCAGTCTGATCATGCGGGCATTGCTTCACTTCGTTGAATTAAAGCGCCCTCCGCCGGAGATCTTTGTGGAGAGCTTAGAGTCCGTGGTATTCGATGGAGTCCACTCGTTTTCAGGTATACAGTGTTAA